A stretch of the Musa acuminata AAA Group cultivar baxijiao chromosome BXJ2-7, Cavendish_Baxijiao_AAA, whole genome shotgun sequence genome encodes the following:
- the LOC135586790 gene encoding carbon catabolite repressor protein 4 homolog 3-like isoform X2, which translates to MGYEVSWLGNAGAPLATSARRRPFSRRFSLKSISASSVDGAPGSAAPVDRRWYNPDRRKREFYSPPKPVRRWVQAEHTTLHDCPSKDSFVLLSYNILGEYNASKHHELYWNIPSDFMNWNSRKRLICHEIRRWNADLLCLQEVDRYEDISICIRGKGYVGGYKGRTGGVKDGCALFWKKERFKLLEVDNIEFRSFGLRNNVAQLFVLEVHRLLLKANELSEKWGGIPVVLAGDFNSTPESAIYEFLSTSKLNIALHGRKKVFRQDKCQFVLDDLPCLINDWNGENLTRAIVNSHDSLITHPLQLKSSYASVQRNASTRNSQGEPLATSCHSKFLGTVDYIWYSTGLACIRVLDTLPLDTLRKLGGLPCKVIGSDHLALVAEFKFTRGNELQQDGN; encoded by the exons ATGGGCTACGAGGTTTCATGGCTGGGAAACGCCGGCGCCCCTCTCGCCACGTCGGCCCGACGTCGGCCCTTCAGTCGCCGCTTCTCCTTGAAGTCGATCTCCGCTAGCAGCGTCGACGGAGCGCCCGGGTCGGCGGCGCCCGTGGATCGACGCTGGTATAATCCAGACAGGAGGAAGAGAGAGTTTTATTCCCCTCCGAAACCCGTTCGGCGTTGGGTCCAAGCCGAGCACACGACGCTTCACGATTGCCCAAGCAAAG ACAGTTTTGTGCTTCTTTCATACAATATCTTGGGGGAATATAATGCTTCTAAACATCATGAGCTTTATTGGAATATTCCTTCTGATTTTATGAACTGGAACTCAAGGAAGAGGCTCATCTGCCATGAAATCAGAAGGTGGAATGCTGATTTACTTTGCCTTCAG GAAGTCGATAGGTATGAAGATATCTCTATATGTATAAGGGGAAAAGGTTATGTTGGCGgttataag GGACGCACTGGAGGGGTTAAGGATGGATGTGCTTTATTCTGGAAAAAAGAACG GTTCAAATTACTTGAGGTGGATAACATTGAGTTTAGGTCTTTCGGTCTGCGTAATAATGTTGCTCAGCTCTTTGTACTTGAG GTTCATAGACTATTGCTGAAGGCAAATGAGCTTTCAGAAAAATGGGGTGGAATTCCTGTTGTGCTTGCTGGTGATTTTAATAGTACACCGGAG AGTGCAATCTATGAGTTTTTGTCAACATCTAAG CTGAACATTGCTTTGCACGGCAGAAAAAAAGTATTTAGGCAGGATAAATGTCAGTTTGTCCTAGATGATCTGCCTTG TTTAATCAATGATTGGAATGGTGAAAATTTGACAAGGGCAATTGTGAATTCACACGATTCACTAATTACACATCCATTGCAGCTGAAAAGCTCTTATGCTAGTGTTcag AGAAATGCAAGTACAAGAAATTCTCAGGGTGAACCACTAGCAACCAGCTGCCACTCCAAGTTTCTTGGGACTGTTGACTATATCTG GTACTCAACTGGACTTGCTTGTATCAGAGTTCTGGATACACTGCCCTTGGACACGCTAAGGAAGCTAGGTGGCCTACCTTGCAAG GTTATTGGAAGTGATCACTTGGCTCTAGTAGCTGAGTTCAAATTCACAAGAGGCAATGAGTTACAACAGGATGGGAACTAA
- the LOC135586790 gene encoding carbon catabolite repressor protein 4 homolog 3-like isoform X1, with amino-acid sequence MGYEVSWLGNAGAPLATSARRRPFSRRFSLKSISASSVDGAPGSAAPVDRRWYNPDRRKREFYSPPKPVRRWVQAEHTTLHDCPSKDSFVLLSYNILGEYNASKHHELYWNIPSDFMNWNSRKRLICHEIRRWNADLLCLQEVDRYEDISICIRGKGYVGGYKGRTGGVKDGCALFWKKERFKLLEVDNIEFRSFGLRNNVAQLFVLELSEDDQRRVVVGNIHVLFNPKRGDVKFGQVHRLLLKANELSEKWGGIPVVLAGDFNSTPESAIYEFLSTSKLNIALHGRKKVFRQDKCQFVLDDLPCLINDWNGENLTRAIVNSHDSLITHPLQLKSSYASVQRNASTRNSQGEPLATSCHSKFLGTVDYIWYSTGLACIRVLDTLPLDTLRKLGGLPCKVIGSDHLALVAEFKFTRGNELQQDGN; translated from the exons ATGGGCTACGAGGTTTCATGGCTGGGAAACGCCGGCGCCCCTCTCGCCACGTCGGCCCGACGTCGGCCCTTCAGTCGCCGCTTCTCCTTGAAGTCGATCTCCGCTAGCAGCGTCGACGGAGCGCCCGGGTCGGCGGCGCCCGTGGATCGACGCTGGTATAATCCAGACAGGAGGAAGAGAGAGTTTTATTCCCCTCCGAAACCCGTTCGGCGTTGGGTCCAAGCCGAGCACACGACGCTTCACGATTGCCCAAGCAAAG ACAGTTTTGTGCTTCTTTCATACAATATCTTGGGGGAATATAATGCTTCTAAACATCATGAGCTTTATTGGAATATTCCTTCTGATTTTATGAACTGGAACTCAAGGAAGAGGCTCATCTGCCATGAAATCAGAAGGTGGAATGCTGATTTACTTTGCCTTCAG GAAGTCGATAGGTATGAAGATATCTCTATATGTATAAGGGGAAAAGGTTATGTTGGCGgttataag GGACGCACTGGAGGGGTTAAGGATGGATGTGCTTTATTCTGGAAAAAAGAACG GTTCAAATTACTTGAGGTGGATAACATTGAGTTTAGGTCTTTCGGTCTGCGTAATAATGTTGCTCAGCTCTTTGTACTTGAG TTATCTGAAGATGATCAAAGGAGGGTAGTAGTTGGAAATATTCATGTACTATTTAATCCAAAGCGTGGAGATGTCAAGTTTGGACAG GTTCATAGACTATTGCTGAAGGCAAATGAGCTTTCAGAAAAATGGGGTGGAATTCCTGTTGTGCTTGCTGGTGATTTTAATAGTACACCGGAG AGTGCAATCTATGAGTTTTTGTCAACATCTAAG CTGAACATTGCTTTGCACGGCAGAAAAAAAGTATTTAGGCAGGATAAATGTCAGTTTGTCCTAGATGATCTGCCTTG TTTAATCAATGATTGGAATGGTGAAAATTTGACAAGGGCAATTGTGAATTCACACGATTCACTAATTACACATCCATTGCAGCTGAAAAGCTCTTATGCTAGTGTTcag AGAAATGCAAGTACAAGAAATTCTCAGGGTGAACCACTAGCAACCAGCTGCCACTCCAAGTTTCTTGGGACTGTTGACTATATCTG GTACTCAACTGGACTTGCTTGTATCAGAGTTCTGGATACACTGCCCTTGGACACGCTAAGGAAGCTAGGTGGCCTACCTTGCAAG GTTATTGGAAGTGATCACTTGGCTCTAGTAGCTGAGTTCAAATTCACAAGAGGCAATGAGTTACAACAGGATGGGAACTAA